A single window of Pseudoduganella plicata DNA harbors:
- the tadA gene encoding tRNA adenosine(34) deaminase TadA, whose product MKTEPVPTPAATPEEAFMRAALAEAQRAWDLGEVPVGAVVVKDGVVIATGFNQPIAGHDPTAHAEIVALRAAARALGNYRLPGCELYVTLEPCVMCSGAMMHARLARVVFGAPDPKTGAAGSVVNLYESAQLNHHTQAVGGVLAGDCADLLRGFFAARRAAARAARGEGAVAGVIDNPVDDLVQGPAGQP is encoded by the coding sequence TTGAAGACTGAGCCTGTCCCGACGCCTGCCGCCACGCCGGAGGAGGCGTTCATGCGTGCCGCCCTGGCCGAGGCGCAGCGCGCATGGGACCTCGGCGAAGTGCCCGTGGGGGCCGTCGTCGTCAAGGACGGCGTCGTCATTGCCACGGGCTTCAATCAGCCCATCGCCGGCCACGATCCGACGGCGCACGCGGAAATCGTCGCGCTGCGCGCCGCGGCCAGGGCGCTCGGCAACTACCGGCTGCCTGGCTGTGAGCTATACGTCACGCTGGAGCCTTGCGTCATGTGTTCCGGCGCGATGATGCACGCGCGCCTGGCCCGCGTCGTTTTCGGCGCGCCGGATCCGAAGACGGGCGCCGCCGGTTCCGTCGTCAACCTGTACGAATCGGCACAACTGAACCACCACACGCAGGCCGTCGGCGGCGTGCTGGCCGGCGACTGCGCGGACCTGCTGCGCGGCTTCTTCGCTGCGCGGCGGGCGGCCGCCAGGGCGGCCCGGGGCGAAGGGGCGGTTGCCGGCGTCATCGACAACCCCGTCGACGATCTCGTTCAGGGTCCGGCCGGCCAGCCTTGA
- the queE gene encoding 7-carboxy-7-deazaguanine synthase, which produces MTYSIKEIFYTLQGEGAHAGRPAVFCRFAGCNLWTGRESDRASAVCQFCDTDFVGTDGERGGKFATPEALAAVIDGLWPTTHTASKYVVFTGGEPLLQLDGALIDAMHAAGFTIAIETNGTIAVPPGVDWICVSPKAGSKLVVHKGSELKVVIPQKDQNLADYEGLDFDHFFVQPMDGPLAAFNTTLAIDTCKANPKWKLSLQTHKLLNIP; this is translated from the coding sequence GTGACTTACAGTATCAAAGAGATTTTCTACACGTTGCAGGGGGAAGGAGCCCATGCCGGGCGTCCCGCCGTGTTCTGCCGCTTCGCCGGCTGCAATCTGTGGACCGGCCGCGAAAGCGACCGCGCCAGCGCCGTCTGCCAGTTCTGCGACACCGATTTCGTCGGCACGGACGGCGAGCGCGGTGGTAAATTCGCCACGCCCGAGGCGCTGGCCGCCGTCATCGACGGGCTCTGGCCCACCACGCATACCGCCAGCAAGTACGTCGTCTTCACGGGCGGCGAGCCGCTGCTGCAGCTGGACGGCGCGCTGATCGACGCCATGCACGCGGCCGGCTTCACCATTGCCATCGAGACCAACGGCACCATTGCCGTGCCGCCCGGCGTCGACTGGATCTGCGTCAGCCCGAAAGCGGGCTCGAAGCTGGTCGTGCACAAGGGCAGCGAACTGAAAGTCGTGATTCCGCAGAAGGACCAGAACCTGGCCGACTACGAAGGACTCGATTTCGACCATTTCTTCGTCCAGCCGATGGACGGCCCGCTGGCCGCCTTCAACACCACGCTGGCCATCGACACCTGCAAGGCCAATCCGAAATGGAAGCTGAGCCTGCAGACCCACAAACTGCTGAACATTCCGTAA
- a CDS encoding sensor domain-containing diguanylate cyclase — protein MLESLVVPIFVLDARCRVVVWNRACERLTGVPANEVLGSSDAWRSFYKHPRPTLADLVVQGRTAELSALYDDHQRLCDDEGNLSAQSWCDMPRAGRRRYLAVDVSPIHSEDGTLVAVVETLRDMTAEKQAQIALEQLATRDGLTGLANRRCFDDTLHAEWQRALRQGQPLSLLMVDVDNFKQYNDAYGHVGGDACLQRIAGAVANEMRANDLVARYGGEEFAVILPNQALKGAAIVAERIRCRVEQLRLPNLGVGNQCVTVSIGAATVLAAPDTDPAGLIATADAALYRAKHMGRNRIGLTLDAAPAAAAGL, from the coding sequence CTGCTGGAATCGCTCGTGGTGCCGATATTCGTGCTGGACGCCCGCTGCCGCGTAGTGGTGTGGAATCGTGCCTGCGAGCGGCTCACGGGCGTACCCGCCAATGAAGTGCTGGGCTCGTCCGATGCGTGGCGCAGCTTTTACAAGCACCCCCGCCCGACGCTGGCGGACCTTGTCGTCCAGGGCCGCACGGCCGAACTGTCGGCGCTGTACGACGATCACCAGCGCCTGTGCGACGACGAAGGCAACCTGTCGGCCCAAAGCTGGTGCGACATGCCGCGCGCGGGCAGGCGGCGCTATCTGGCGGTGGACGTCAGCCCCATCCATTCGGAGGATGGCACGCTGGTCGCCGTGGTGGAGACGTTGCGCGACATGACGGCGGAGAAGCAGGCGCAGATCGCGCTGGAGCAGCTGGCGACGCGCGATGGGCTGACGGGCCTGGCGAACCGCCGCTGTTTCGACGACACGCTGCATGCGGAATGGCAGCGCGCCCTGCGCCAGGGCCAGCCGCTGTCGCTGTTGATGGTCGACGTGGACAATTTCAAGCAATACAACGACGCTTACGGCCACGTGGGCGGCGACGCCTGCCTGCAGCGCATTGCCGGGGCCGTCGCCAACGAGATGCGCGCGAACGACCTGGTGGCCCGTTATGGCGGCGAGGAGTTCGCGGTCATCCTGCCGAACCAGGCACTGAAAGGCGCGGCGATCGTGGCCGAGCGCATCCGCTGCCGCGTTGAACAGCTGCGCCTGCCCAATCTGGGGGTGGGCAACCAGTGCGTCACGGTCAGCATCGGCGCCGCCACGGTGCTGGCCGCGCCAGATACGGACCCGGCCGGGCTGATCGCCACCGCCGACGCCGCCCTGTACCGGGCCAAGCACATGGGCCGCAACCGCATCGGCCTGACACTGGATGCGGCGCCTGCCGCCGCTGCCGGGCTTTAG
- a CDS encoding ABC-F family ATPase has product MLSTANITMQFGAKPLFENISVKFGDGNRYGLIGANGCGKSTFMKILGGDLEPSAGNVMLDVNERLGKLRQDQFAYEEMRVLDVVMMGHTEMWATMAERDAIYANPEATDDDYMKAAELEGKVAEYDGYTAEARAGELLLGAGVSIDLHHGPMSAVAPGWKLRVLLAQALFSNPDILLLDEPTNNLDIHTIRWLEDVLNQRNSTMIIISHDRHFLNQVCTHVADMDYGTLKIYPGNYDDYMLASTQARNQQLANNAKAKDKVAELQDFVRRFSANKSKARQATSRAKMIDKIKVEDIKPSSRAYPFVRFDGEKKLHRLAVEVENISKTYDKTLFKNFSIMVEAGERIAIIGANGAGKTTMLRCIAGEIANLQPDTGRVKWAENANVGYMPQDPTEEFATDATLTDWMGNWTQEGDDDQAVRSILGRLLFGGDEVKKSVRVLSGGEKGRMMYGKLMLGRHNVLLLDEPTNHMDMESIESLNIALDKYAGTLIFVSHDREFVSSLANRIIEIKENEVVDFRGNYEEYLTSQGID; this is encoded by the coding sequence GTGCTATCCACCGCTAACATCACCATGCAATTCGGCGCCAAGCCGCTGTTCGAGAATATCTCCGTCAAGTTCGGCGACGGCAACCGTTACGGCCTGATCGGCGCCAACGGCTGCGGCAAGTCCACGTTCATGAAAATCCTCGGCGGCGACCTGGAACCGTCGGCCGGTAACGTCATGCTGGACGTGAACGAACGGCTGGGCAAGCTGCGCCAGGACCAGTTCGCGTACGAAGAGATGCGCGTGCTCGATGTCGTCATGATGGGCCACACCGAGATGTGGGCCACCATGGCCGAACGCGACGCGATCTACGCGAATCCGGAAGCGACCGACGACGACTACATGAAGGCGGCCGAGCTGGAAGGCAAAGTGGCGGAATACGACGGCTACACGGCCGAAGCGCGCGCGGGCGAACTGCTGCTGGGCGCCGGCGTGTCGATCGACCTGCACCACGGTCCGATGAGCGCCGTGGCGCCGGGCTGGAAGCTGCGCGTGCTGCTGGCGCAGGCGCTGTTCTCGAATCCGGACATCCTGCTGCTCGACGAACCGACCAATAACCTGGACATCCACACGATCCGCTGGCTGGAGGACGTGCTGAATCAGCGCAATTCCACGATGATCATCATTTCCCACGATCGTCACTTCCTGAACCAGGTCTGCACCCACGTGGCCGACATGGACTACGGCACGCTGAAGATCTATCCGGGCAATTACGACGACTACATGCTGGCGTCGACGCAGGCACGCAACCAGCAGCTGGCCAACAACGCCAAGGCCAAGGATAAGGTCGCCGAACTGCAGGACTTCGTGCGCCGCTTCTCGGCCAACAAGTCCAAGGCACGCCAGGCCACGTCGCGCGCCAAGATGATCGACAAGATCAAGGTCGAGGATATCAAACCATCCTCGCGCGCCTATCCGTTCGTGCGCTTCGACGGCGAGAAGAAGCTGCACCGCCTGGCGGTCGAGGTGGAAAACATCTCGAAAACGTATGACAAGACCCTGTTCAAGAACTTCTCGATCATGGTCGAAGCGGGCGAGCGCATCGCCATCATCGGCGCCAACGGTGCCGGTAAAACGACGATGCTGCGCTGTATCGCCGGCGAAATCGCCAACCTGCAGCCGGACACGGGCCGCGTCAAGTGGGCCGAGAACGCCAACGTGGGCTACATGCCGCAGGATCCGACCGAGGAATTCGCCACCGACGCCACGTTGACGGACTGGATGGGCAACTGGACGCAGGAAGGCGACGACGACCAGGCCGTGCGTTCCATCCTGGGCCGCCTGCTGTTCGGCGGCGACGAGGTGAAGAAGTCCGTGCGCGTGCTGTCGGGTGGTGAGAAGGGCAGGATGATGTATGGCAAGCTGATGCTGGGCCGTCACAACGTGCTGCTGCTGGACGAACCGACCAACCACATGGACATGGAATCGATCGAGTCGCTCAATATCGCGCTCGACAAGTATGCCGGCACCCTGATCTTCGTTTCGCACGACCGCGAATTCGTGTCGTCGCTGGCGAACCGCATCATCGAGATCAAGGAAAACGAAGTCGTCGACTTCCGCGGCAACTACGAAGAGTATCTGACCAGCCAGGGCATCGACTAA
- the queD gene encoding 6-carboxytetrahydropterin synthase QueD has translation MLTITRKLEFDAGHRIPDHKSQCRNLHGHRYTLEITLTGQVITAEGNSDNGMIMDFSDVKAIAKAHLVDVWDHAFLVYEKDHAVKEFLASLPDHKTVVIDRIPTVENLAAVAFGILKAAFKDRYGTGLHLHKLVLHETPNCWAEIVED, from the coding sequence ATGCTGACCATTACCCGCAAACTCGAATTCGACGCCGGCCACCGGATCCCCGACCATAAGAGCCAGTGTCGCAACCTGCACGGCCACCGCTACACGCTGGAGATCACGCTGACGGGCCAGGTCATCACGGCGGAAGGCAATTCCGACAACGGCATGATCATGGATTTTTCCGACGTCAAGGCCATCGCCAAGGCGCACCTGGTCGACGTCTGGGACCACGCCTTCCTCGTCTACGAGAAGGATCACGCGGTCAAGGAATTCCTGGCCTCGCTGCCGGACCATAAAACCGTCGTCATCGACCGCATCCCGACCGTGGAAAACCTGGCTGCGGTCGCGTTCGGCATCCTGAAAGCGGCGTTCAAGGACCGCTACGGCACCGGCCTGCACCTGCACAAGCTGGTGCTGCACGAAACGCCGAACTGCTGGGCTGAAATCGTTGAAGACTGA
- the nadA gene encoding quinolinate synthase NadA, translated as MPLLEENRQGGSCVAHAWARTPAPVPADEKILLKERIRTLLREREAVLVAHYYVDADLQDLAEETGGCVSDSLEMARFGRDHPATTLVVAGVKFMGETSKILSPEKTVLMPDLDATCSLDLGCPPEEFAAFCDQHPDRTVVVYANTSAAVKARADWMVTSSIGLDIVQHLHEQGKKILWAPDKHLGSYIQKKTGADMLLWQGSCLVHDEFKGVELDLLKAEYPHAKVLVHPESPANVVEQADVVGSTSQLIAAAVSMDADTFIVATDNGILHKMKNAAPGKTFIEAPTAGNSATCKSCAHCPWMAMNGLRNLVDVLENMSNEIHVDPEVGRQAQRSINRMLDFAAAKKAKVAPGADLAQESKLFSGIGPA; from the coding sequence ATGCCCCTGCTGGAAGAGAACCGGCAGGGCGGCAGCTGCGTGGCGCATGCATGGGCGCGCACACCGGCACCTGTGCCGGCCGACGAAAAGATCCTGCTGAAGGAACGCATCCGCACGCTGCTGCGCGAACGCGAAGCGGTGCTGGTGGCGCATTACTATGTCGACGCGGACCTGCAGGACCTGGCCGAGGAAACGGGTGGCTGCGTCTCCGACTCGCTGGAGATGGCGCGCTTCGGCCGCGATCATCCGGCAACGACGCTGGTCGTCGCCGGCGTGAAATTCATGGGCGAGACGTCAAAAATCCTCAGCCCGGAAAAGACGGTCCTGATGCCGGACCTGGACGCGACCTGCTCGCTGGACCTGGGCTGCCCGCCGGAGGAGTTCGCGGCATTCTGCGACCAGCATCCGGACCGCACCGTCGTCGTCTACGCCAACACCAGCGCGGCCGTGAAGGCCCGCGCGGACTGGATGGTGACGTCCTCGATCGGCCTGGATATCGTGCAGCACCTGCACGAGCAGGGCAAGAAGATCCTGTGGGCGCCGGACAAGCACCTGGGTTCCTACATCCAGAAGAAGACGGGCGCGGACATGCTGCTGTGGCAGGGCTCCTGCCTCGTGCACGACGAATTCAAGGGCGTGGAGCTGGACCTGCTGAAGGCCGAATACCCGCACGCGAAAGTGCTGGTGCACCCGGAGTCGCCCGCCAACGTGGTCGAGCAGGCGGACGTGGTCGGATCGACGTCGCAGCTGATCGCCGCCGCGGTGTCGATGGACGCGGACACCTTCATCGTTGCCACCGACAACGGCATCCTGCACAAGATGAAGAACGCCGCGCCGGGCAAGACGTTCATCGAAGCGCCGACGGCGGGCAACAGCGCCACGTGCAAGAGCTGTGCGCACTGCCCGTGGATGGCGATGAACGGGTTGCGCAACCTGGTGGACGTGCTGGAAAACATGAGCAACGAGATCCACGTGGATCCGGAAGTGGGCCGCCAGGCGCAGCGCTCCATTAACCGCATGCTCGATTTCGCGGCGGCGAAAAAGGCGAAGGTTGCGCCGGGGGCCGACCTGGCGCAGGAATCGAAGCTGTTCTCCGGCATCGGCCCCGCCTGA
- a CDS encoding NAD(P)/FAD-dependent oxidoreductase produces MGTPPSTLTYYQATADNAAWPPLQGDTTADVCIVGAGFAGLGTALSLLERGAAGTVVLEAATVGHGASGRNGGFVFGGFSLGEDALLRAHGPADGRKLYRLTLDAVELIRRRIDRLGIACDAVHGGVYLANWFPDERILDARRRFMREQLGVEWTYVGKAGFAALARTDRYHGALYEPDAFHFHPLKYTLGLARVLTDAGVRVHERSAVTGIVREGAGWRVRTPQGSVAARDVVLCGGGYLGRLHGRLAAATLPIATYIMTTEPLGGRLATVLATSAAIYDTRFAFDYYRPLPDTRLLWGGRIAVRERSAADVARLLYRDMLRVYPQLAGTRVDHAWSGLMSYGRHRMPQMGRLPDGLWYGSGFGGHGVAPTTLCGELLAAALLGDCAALEGFRRWGLPHAGGPFGLGAAQLTYWYEMLRDRLCERRLARPR; encoded by the coding sequence ATGGGCACGCCGCCGTCCACCCTGACTTACTACCAGGCGACGGCGGACAATGCGGCCTGGCCGCCATTGCAGGGCGACACCACCGCCGACGTCTGCATCGTCGGCGCCGGCTTCGCGGGCCTTGGTACCGCGCTGTCGCTGCTGGAGCGCGGCGCCGCCGGTACTGTCGTGCTGGAAGCGGCAACCGTCGGCCACGGCGCGTCCGGCCGCAACGGTGGCTTCGTCTTCGGCGGCTTCTCGCTGGGCGAGGACGCGCTGCTGCGGGCGCATGGCCCCGCCGACGGCAGAAAGCTGTACCGTCTGACGCTCGATGCCGTGGAGCTGATCCGCCGCCGCATCGACCGCCTGGGCATCGCCTGCGACGCGGTGCATGGCGGCGTTTATCTCGCCAACTGGTTTCCGGATGAGCGCATCCTCGACGCGCGCCGCCGCTTCATGCGCGAGCAGCTGGGCGTGGAGTGGACCTACGTCGGCAAGGCCGGCTTCGCCGCGCTGGCCCGCACCGACCGCTATCACGGCGCGCTGTACGAACCCGATGCCTTTCACTTTCATCCGCTGAAGTACACCCTTGGACTGGCCCGCGTACTGACCGATGCCGGGGTCCGCGTGCATGAACGCAGCGCCGTTACGGGCATCGTTCGGGAAGGCGCCGGCTGGCGGGTGCGCACGCCGCAGGGCAGCGTCGCCGCGCGCGACGTGGTGCTGTGTGGCGGCGGCTACCTGGGCCGCCTGCACGGCAGGCTGGCGGCGGCCACGCTGCCGATTGCCACCTACATCATGACCACCGAGCCGCTGGGCGGGCGCCTGGCCACCGTGCTGGCGACATCGGCCGCCATCTACGACACCCGCTTCGCTTTCGACTACTACCGCCCGCTGCCGGACACGCGGCTGCTGTGGGGCGGACGCATCGCCGTGCGCGAACGCAGCGCCGCCGACGTGGCGCGGCTGCTGTACCGCGACATGCTGCGCGTCTATCCGCAACTGGCCGGTACCCGCGTCGACCATGCGTGGAGTGGCTTGATGAGCTACGGGCGCCACCGCATGCCGCAGATGGGCCGCCTGCCCGACGGGCTGTGGTACGGCAGCGGCTTTGGCGGCCACGGCGTGGCGCCGACGACCTTGTGCGGCGAACTGCTGGCGGCGGCGCTGCTGGGCGATTGCGCTGCGCTGGAAGGCTTCCGCCGCTGGGGGCTGCCGCATGCGGGCGGGCCGTTCGGCCTGGGCGCGGCGCAACTGACGTATTGGTATGAGATGTTGCGGGACCGGCTATGCGAACGTCGGCTCGCGCGACCGCGCTGA
- the nadC gene encoding carboxylating nicotinate-nucleotide diphosphorylase, producing MSTLLNPYAPFDAALTKAYESNLLAALLEDVGTGDLTGQLVPEGARATARVIVREEAVLCGAPWFEGIMHALDPAIGIEWHYAEGDVMTADSPVCTMVGPARAILTAERSALNFMQLLSGVATATRRYVDAIAGTTAAILDTRKTLPGLRLAQKYAVRVGGGQNQRLALYDGILIKENHIAAAGGITAALAAAKRVAADNRAQVSIQVEVETLDQLDEALAVGATSILLDNFSLENMRAAVQINRGRALLEASGGVNFDTVRAIAETGVHRISIGALTKDVRATDFSLRIVGSALG from the coding sequence ATGAGCACGTTGTTGAATCCCTATGCCCCGTTTGACGCGGCGTTGACGAAGGCGTATGAATCGAATCTGCTGGCCGCATTGCTGGAAGATGTCGGCACGGGCGACCTGACGGGCCAGCTGGTGCCGGAGGGCGCCCGCGCGACGGCCCGCGTCATCGTGCGCGAGGAAGCGGTGCTGTGCGGTGCGCCGTGGTTCGAAGGCATCATGCATGCGCTCGACCCGGCCATCGGCATCGAGTGGCATTACGCCGAAGGCGACGTGATGACGGCCGATTCTCCCGTCTGCACGATGGTCGGTCCGGCCCGCGCCATCCTGACGGCCGAGCGCTCGGCGCTGAACTTCATGCAGCTGCTGTCGGGTGTTGCCACGGCCACGCGCCGTTATGTCGACGCCATCGCCGGCACCACCGCCGCCATCCTCGACACGCGCAAGACCTTGCCGGGCCTGCGCCTGGCGCAGAAGTATGCCGTGCGCGTCGGCGGCGGCCAGAACCAGCGACTGGCGCTGTACGACGGCATCCTGATCAAGGAAAACCATATCGCGGCGGCGGGCGGCATCACGGCTGCACTGGCGGCGGCGAAAAGAGTGGCTGCCGATAACCGCGCGCAGGTGTCGATCCAGGTCGAAGTCGAAACGCTGGACCAGCTGGACGAAGCGCTGGCCGTGGGCGCCACGTCGATCCTGCTGGACAATTTCAGCCTGGAGAACATGCGCGCGGCCGTCCAGATCAACCGCGGCAGGGCATTGCTGGAAGCCTCCGGCGGCGTCAACTTCGATACCGTGCGGGCGATCGCCGAAACGGGCGTGCACCGCATCTCCATCGGTGCATTGACGAAAGACGTGCGCGCGACCGACTTCTCGCTGCGGATCGTCGGATCCGCGCTGGGCTAG
- a CDS encoding sensor histidine kinase, which yields MNRSVEFLPPSVPIRYPLRPAMFALAGFGQGAGYGLPPGGALSGSPPPAASASASLMLPLLLAAAVLAILVAFWWRHAGQAARRCAMLAAELGRERAHRAQAERALRETQASMSHLAAERRSTRDAERRRIGRDIHDDLGQHLLALQLDIGSLHNNGQLPPGLRQQTAHIEHHIHLSIRSLRTVINDLRPAALDGGLGRAAQRQLDDIARLAGLRCELHTAGLDGQPAGATENALFRLLQEALSNVVRHARASVVEVTLARETSGFRLVVRDNGVGLATDGAPRGMGLTGMADRVAAAGGRMTLESRPSQGTTLSIALPAAVGRPEPLTAPRPASEAEPHAGALLATTPADYCA from the coding sequence ATGAATCGCAGCGTGGAATTCCTGCCGCCATCCGTGCCGATACGGTACCCGCTACGTCCTGCCATGTTTGCCCTGGCCGGTTTCGGCCAGGGTGCGGGCTACGGCTTGCCTCCGGGCGGCGCCCTGTCCGGGTCCCCGCCGCCGGCCGCGTCGGCGTCGGCGTCGCTGATGCTGCCCCTGTTATTGGCGGCTGCCGTGCTCGCCATCCTGGTTGCCTTCTGGTGGCGTCACGCCGGACAGGCCGCCAGGCGCTGCGCCATGCTTGCTGCCGAGCTGGGACGCGAGCGCGCCCACCGCGCGCAGGCCGAGCGGGCACTGCGCGAAACGCAGGCCAGCATGTCGCATCTGGCCGCCGAACGCCGCAGCACGCGCGACGCGGAACGCCGCCGCATCGGCCGCGACATCCATGACGACCTGGGCCAACACCTGCTAGCCCTGCAGCTCGATATCGGCAGCCTGCACAATAACGGCCAGCTGCCGCCAGGCCTGCGCCAGCAGACGGCGCATATCGAACACCATATCCACCTGAGCATCCGCTCGCTGCGCACGGTCATCAACGACCTGCGCCCCGCCGCGCTCGACGGTGGCCTCGGCCGTGCAGCGCAACGCCAGCTGGACGATATCGCCCGGCTGGCGGGGCTGCGCTGCGAGTTGCACACGGCCGGCCTGGACGGGCAACCCGCGGGCGCCACGGAGAATGCACTGTTCCGGCTGCTGCAGGAGGCGCTGTCGAACGTGGTGCGCCATGCCCGTGCCAGCGTCGTGGAAGTCACGCTGGCGCGCGAGACGTCGGGTTTCCGGCTGGTCGTGCGCGACAACGGCGTTGGCCTTGCCACGGATGGCGCCCCGCGCGGCATGGGCCTGACGGGGATGGCGGACCGGGTGGCCGCCGCAGGCGGCCGCATGACCCTGGAAAGCCGGCCGAGCCAGGGCACCACGCTCTCGATCGCGCTGCCGGCCGCTGTCGGGCGCCCCGAACCGCTCACCGCACCGCGGCCAGCATCGGAAGCGGAACCGCACGCAGGCGCGCTGCTGGCCACAACCCCCGCTGACTATTGCGCGTAG
- the ldcA gene encoding muramoyltetrapeptide carboxypeptidase, with translation MSTSHFPKGVGIAIAAPGGYALDDALLARGIERLQQQGCIVHNYYDSAHKHLRFGGTDAGRLAQLNAAAADPDVQVVVALRGQYGLSRILPHIDFRAMADSGKLFVGYSDFTAFNCALLQATGRKSFAGPMVCDDFIRDEPVDYTLCQFWDCLRGPTHRVRGEACGNPRVDIEGTLWGGNLAMLTHLAGTPYFPRIEGGIVFLEDINEHPYRVERMVLQLLYSGALAGQRALVLGDFSGYRLAPADNGYDFDTMLAYLRETLPLPVLTGLPFGHVRHRCTLPFGGRAHLVSDESGFDLTVSDYPTLDHPGL, from the coding sequence TTGAGCACTTCACATTTTCCCAAAGGCGTCGGCATCGCCATCGCCGCGCCGGGTGGCTACGCGCTGGACGACGCGCTGCTGGCGCGCGGCATCGAACGGCTACAGCAGCAGGGCTGCATCGTCCATAACTATTACGACAGCGCGCACAAGCACCTGCGTTTCGGCGGCACGGACGCGGGGCGCCTGGCGCAGCTGAACGCGGCGGCCGCCGATCCGGACGTGCAGGTCGTCGTCGCGCTGCGCGGCCAGTACGGCCTGTCGCGCATCCTGCCGCACATCGACTTTCGCGCGATGGCCGACAGCGGCAAACTGTTTGTCGGCTACAGCGACTTCACGGCGTTCAACTGCGCACTGCTGCAGGCCACAGGCCGCAAGAGCTTCGCCGGCCCGATGGTCTGCGACGATTTCATCCGCGACGAGCCGGTCGACTACACGCTGTGCCAGTTCTGGGACTGCCTGCGCGGGCCCACGCACCGCGTGCGCGGCGAGGCCTGCGGCAATCCCCGCGTCGACATCGAAGGCACGCTTTGGGGCGGCAACCTGGCCATGCTGACGCATCTGGCCGGCACGCCGTACTTCCCCCGCATCGAGGGCGGTATCGTCTTCCTGGAAGATATCAACGAGCACCCGTACCGCGTCGAGCGCATGGTGCTGCAACTGCTGTACTCCGGCGCGCTGGCCGGCCAGCGGGCGCTGGTGCTGGGCGACTTCTCGGGCTACCGCCTGGCGCCGGCCGACAATGGCTACGATTTCGACACGATGCTGGCCTACCTGCGCGAGACGCTGCCGCTGCCCGTCCTGACGGGACTGCCATTCGGCCACGTGCGGCACCGCTGCACCCTGCCGTTCGGCGGCCGGGCGCATCTCGTCTCGGACGAATCGGGATTCGACCTGACCGTCAGCGATTACCCCACGCTGGACCACCCGGGCCTGTAG